A single Vigna radiata var. radiata cultivar VC1973A chromosome 8, Vradiata_ver6, whole genome shotgun sequence DNA region contains:
- the LOC106771043 gene encoding uncharacterized protein LOC106771043: MSLRRFLGFSDGEVMRSDAKPCSRLMRHTAGIYSVGGALGFWILCRLHYGPRITNPRSLRWAACGAVTVSSSTALLVRLFSPECEPQNIAAYDNKK, encoded by the exons ATGTCGCTGAGGCGTTTCTTAGGCTTTTCTGATGGTGAGGTTATGAGGTCTGATGCAAAACCTTGTTCTCGGCTAATGAGGCACACGGCTGGAATCTATAGTGTTGGGGGCGCATTAGGATTTTGGATCCTTTGTCGACTGCATTATG GTCCTCGAATTACAAATCCTAGGAGCCTTCGTTGGGCAGCATGTGGAGCTGTAACTGTAAGCTCAAGCACAGCTTTACTGGTTCGTTTATTTAGTCCTGAATGTGAGCCCCAGAATATAGCTGCTTACGACAATAAAAAGTAA
- the LOC106772111 gene encoding protein transport protein Sec24-like At3g07100, translated as MGTENPGRSSFLSRPPFDAAQGMASFSSTATMVESEPPFFRPTPPAPPLASTPFSLSAPPGHFNGPSVPPPPPSNSPPAAGPFPRFPMTQFPSNTKAPPLFPPPMGQPTFQPSADQTQSFPASLPPQPHTPFVSMGSAPPALPGSTVPPPAFQPSFPGYPQKQAGAEMQASPVHSSNPTNQGNYGSVPAPPLPFQPHQGVHVSQPPMAALSSVQPMQQPGSGQPTVSINGLAEDFNSLSIQTRPGLMEPSIDAKELPRPLEGDEEPKSLADMYPMNCNPRYLRLTTSGIPDSQSLISRWHLPLGAVVCPFAEPPDGEEVPIVNFAATGVVRCRRCRTYINPYVKFTEGGRKFRCNACSLLNDVPSEYYAQLDATGRRVDLNQRPELTKGTVEFVAPAEYMVRPPMPPVYFFLIDVSISAVRSGMIEVVAQTIRSCLDELPGYPRTQIGFATFDSTIHFYNMKSSLTQPQMLVVSDLDDIFVPLPDDLLVNLSESRSVVETFLDGLPSMFQDNVNLESAFGPSLKAAFLIMSQLGGKLLVFQNTLPSLGVGRLKLRGDDSKVYGTDKEHLLRLPEDPFYKQMAAEFSKYQISINMYAFSDKYTDIASLGTLAKYTAGQLYYYPAFQSVIHGEKLRNELRRDLTRETGWEAVLRIRCGKGVRFTTYHGNFMLRSTNLLALPAVDSDKAFAMQLSLEETSLTDQTMYFQVALLYTASCGERRIRVHTAAAPVVKDLVEMYRLADTGAILSLFSRLAIEKTLSHKLEDARRAVHLGIVKGLRDYRNIYAGQQRLVNRMIYPESLKFLPLYGLALCRSAPLRGGYGDVSLDERCAAGHTMMTLTVKRMLKLLYPSLHRLDEYLLNADDLKSIDRRSPLTRESLDSRGLYIYDDGFQFILWFGRVISPDIAKNLLGSNFAAELSKVTLNENENDTEMSRRLIKVLEKLRSTDRAYYQLCRLVRQGEHPREGFLLLSNLFEDQLGANNGYADWMIQISRQVQQT; from the exons ATGGGGACAGAAAACCCTGGTCgatcttcctttctttctaGACCACCCTTTGATGCAGCACAGGGTATGGCATCTTTTTCGTCAACTGCTACCATGGTTGAGTCAGAGCCTCCTTTTTTCAGACCCACTCCTCCTGCTCCACCCTTGGCATCCACTCCATTTTCATTATCTGCGCCACCGGGCCATTTTAATGGCCCCTCAGtgcctcctcctcctccttccAATTCCCCACCTGCTGCTGGACCTTTCCCGCGTTTTCCGATGACACAGTTCCCCTCAAATACTAAAGCACCTCCCCTGTTTCCTCCACCCATGGGACAACCAACATTTCAACCTTCTGCGGATCAAACTCAATCTTTTCCGGCTTCTCTTCCGCCTCAGCCGCACACTCCTTTTGTTTCAATGGGGTCTGCTCCTCCTGCACTTCCAGGATCAACTGTTCCTCCTCCTGCGTTTCAGCCATCTTTTCCTGGATATCCGCAGAAACAGGCTGGCGCAGAAATGCAAGCTTCCCCTGTGCATTCCTCTAACCCTACAAATCAAGGAAATTATGGGTCTGTCCCTGCACCACCTTTGCCTTTTCAACCTCATCAAGGAGTTCATGTTTCACAGCCCCCAATGGCTGCTTTGTCAAGCGTCCAGCCCATGCAACAACCGGGATCTGGACAGCCTACAGTTTCCATTAATGGCTTGGCAGAAGACTTCAATTCGCTGTCAATTCAAACTCGTCCTGGACTCATGGAGCCGTCCATTGATGCTAAAGAATTGCCAAGGCCATTGGAAGGTGATGAGGAGCCAAAGTCTTTAGCTGATATGTATCCCATGAACTGCAATCCTAGATATCTACGACTAACGACCAGTGGAATACCTGACTCCCAGTCCTTAATTTCAAGGTGGCATCTTCCTCTTGGAGCAGTTGTATGTCCGTTTGCAGAGCCTCCTGATGGG GAAGAGGTGCCCATAGTTAATTTTGCTGCAACTGGTGTCGTACGCTGCAGGAGATGCCGCACATATATAAATCCCTATGTCAAATTTACTGAAGGGGGAAGAAAGTTCCGGTGCAACGCCTGCTCCTTGCTTAATGACG TTCCTAGTGAATATTATGCACAACTAGATGCCACTGGCAGAAGAGTTGATTTGAATCAACGACCTGAGCTTACAAAGGGTACCGTAGAATTTGTTGCCCCAGCAGAATATATGGTGCGGCCTCCTATGCCTCCGGTATATTTCTTCCTCATTGATGTTTCCATATCTGCAGTTAGAAGCGGAATGATTGAG GTTGTGGCCCAAACAATCAGGTCATGTTTAGATGAGCTCCCTGGCTATCCACGAACACAAATAGGGTTTGCAACTTTTGACAGTAcaatacatttttataacatGAAG TCATCCTTGACTCAACCACAAATGTTGGTGGTCTCAGATCTGGATGACATATTTGTTCCCCTGCCAGATGATCTTCTTGTCAACTTATCAGAATCAAGAAGTGTGGTGGAAACTTTTCTTGATGGTCTACCATCCATGTTCCAGGACAATGTGAATCTGGAATCTGCTTTTGGTCCTTCTCTGAAGGCTGCCTTTTTGATTATG AGTCAACTTGGAGGGAAATTGTTAGTTTTTCAAAACACACTCCCATCTCTTGGTGTTGGTCGGTTGAAACTACGTGGAGATGATTCTAAAGTCTATGGCACAGATAAAGAACACCTGTTAAGACTGCCAGAAGATCCCTTTTACAAGCAAATGGCTGCTGAGTTTTCTAAATACCAAATCTCAATAAACATGTATGCATTCAGTGATAAGTACACCGACATCGCATCCCTag gaACTCTGGCAAAGTATACTGCTGGTCAACTCTATTACTATCCAGCTTTCCAATCAGTCATTCACGGGGAGAAACTAAGAAATGAGCTAAGGAGAGACCTTACCAGAGAAACTGGCTGGGAAGCGGTATTGCGAATTAGATGCGGTAAAG GTGTCCGTTTCACAACTTATCATGGAAACTTTATGCTAAGGTCCACAAATTTGTTAGCACTTCCAGCCGTGGATAGTGATAAAGCCTTTGCCATGCAGTTATCACTTGAAGAAACATCACTGACAGATCAGACAATGTATTTCCAAGTTGCATTGTT GTATACTGCATCTTGTGGAGAAAGGCGTATCAGAGTACATACAGCAGCAGCTCCAGTAGTTAAAGACTTGGTGGAGATGTATCGCTTGGCTGATACTGGTGCAATTTTATCTCTGTTTAGTAGGCTGG CAATTGAGAAAACATTATCCCATAAACTTGAAGATGCCCGGCGTGCTGTACATTTAGGAATTGTGAAAGGCCTCCGAGATTATCGAAATATCTATGCTGGGCAACAGCGGTTGGTGAATAGGATGATATATCCTGAGTCATTAAAGTTCCTACCCTTGTATGGTTTAGCTCTTTGTAGATCAGCACCTCTCCGTGGTGGATATGGGGATGTTTCACTGGATGAACGGTGTGCAGCTGGACACACAATGATGACCCTAACAGTAAAAAGGATGTTGAAACTTCTCTACCCTAGTTTGCATCGACTTGATGAATATCTTCTAAAT GCTGATGATTTGAAAAGCATTGATAGAAGGTCACCTTTGACTAGGGAGAGCTTGGATTCTAGGGGCCTTTATATATATGACGATGGCTTCCAGTTCATTTTATGGTTTGGTAGAGTGATTTCACCTGACATAGCTAAGAACTTACTTGGGTCTAACTTTGCAGCTGAGTTATCAAAG GTTACTCtaaatgagaatgagaatgatACTGAAATGTCCCGGAGGCTGATAAAGGTACTTGAGAAGCTCAGAAGTACTGACCGTGCATATTACCAGTTGTGCCGCCTTGTGAGGCAAGGTGAACACCCCAGAGAAGGattccttcttctttcaaacCTGTTTGAGGACCAGCTGGGTGCTAATAATGGATATGCTGATTGGATGATACAGATTTCCAGACAAGTGCAACAAACATAA
- the LOC106772304 gene encoding probable receptor-like protein kinase At5g18500 — protein sequence MGADLKEELSVKTPVFDLKVWELIGIAVGLFIIVILCVLSFCLTSRKKSRKARDRVPVSHIPAVSKEITEVRVEQVPANGFVPREGILLTIHDKSSDKESDKVMLHLGVGKKKHADSGSHSDSFHYLEKDGGGSQSGEEISSGSVGMYMPSSSYPITAPSPLSGLPEFSHLGWGHWFTLRDLELATNRFSKENVIGEGGYGVVYRGQLINGTPVAVKKILNNIGQAEKEFRVEVEAIGHVRHKNLVRLLGYCMEGTHRMLVYEYVSNGNLEQWLHGAMRHHGYLTWEARIKILLGTAKGLAYLHEAIEPKVVHRDIKSSNILIDDDFNAKVSDFGLAKLLGSGKSHVATRVMGTFGYVAPEYANTGLLNEKSDVYSFGVVLLEAITGRDPIDYGRPAQEVNMVDWLKMMVGNRRSEEVVDPNIEVKPSTRALKRALLTALRCVDPDSEKRPKMGQVVRMLESEEYPLAREDRRHRRNHGVNSEIESHKDSSDTDGSDIQGSRSESGRFLDLPNRDGYGRG from the exons ATGGGTGCTGATCTTAAAGAAGAATTGTCCGTGAAAACTCCTGTTTTTGATCTTAAGGTTTGGGAACTGATTGGAATTGCGGTTGGACTGTTTATCATTGTCATCCTCTGTGTGCTCTCATTCTGCCTTACTTCAAGGAAGAAGTCTAGAAAAGCTAGGGATAGGGTTCCTGTTAGTCATATACCTGCTGTCTCAAAGGAAATCACAGAAGTGAGAGTTGAGCAAGTGCCGGCGAATGGATTTGTTCCACGTGAAGGAATACTTCTGACAATTCATGATAAATCCAGTGACAAAGAATCAGACAAAGTTATGCTCCATTTAGGTGTTGGGAAGAAGAAGCATGCAGATAGTGGTAGTCACTCGGATTCGTTTCATTACTTGGAGAAAGATGGTGGAGGGTCACAATCAGGGGAGGAGATTAGCTCTGGCTCGGTTGGAATGTACATGCCATCTTCTTCATACCCTATAACAGCTCCTTCACCTCTCTCTGGTCTTCCAGAATTCTCTCACTTGGGTTGGGGTCACTGGTTTACTCTGAGGGATCTCGAGCTTGCTACAAACcgtttttcaaaagaaaatgtaattgGTGAGGGTGGCTATGGAGTTGTTTACCGGGGACAGTTGATCAATGGGACTCCAGTGGCAGTTAAAAAGATACTCAATAACAT TGGTCAAGCTGAGAAAGAATTTAGAGTGGAAGTTGAAGCTATTGGTCATGTCCGGCATAAAAATTTGGTTCGACTTTTGGGGTACTGCATGGAGGGGACTCACAG GATGTTAGTCTATGAATACGTCAGTAATGGAAACTTAGAGCAATGGCTTCACGGAGCTATGCGACATCATGGATATCTTACCTGGGAAGCACGTATAAAGATTCTCCTTGGCACAGCTAAGGG GCTTGCATATTTGCATGAAGCGATTGAGCCAAAGGTGGTGCACCGAGATATCAAGTCAAGCAACATATTAATTGATGATGACTTTAATGCCAAGGTTTCTGATTTTGGCCTGGCCAAGTTACTGGGTTCTGGGAAGAGTCATGTTGCAACACGAGTTATGGGAACCTTTGG ATATGTGGCCCCTGAATATGCAAATACTGGTCTTCTAAATGAAAAAAGTGATGTATATAGCTTTGGTGTTGTGCTATTGGAAGCAATTACTGGAAGAGATCCAATTGACTATGGTCGCCCAGCACAGGAA GTTAACATGGTTGATTGGCTGAAGATGATGGTTGGAAACAGACGATCAGAAGAAGTGGTGGACCCAAACATTGAGGTGAAGCCATCTACCAGGGCTTTGAAACGGGCGCTCTTAACTGCTTTGAGATGTGTAGATCCAGATTCAGAGAAAAGACCCAAGATGGGTCAAGTTGTGCGTATGCTTGAGTCAGAGGAGTACCCTTTAGCTAGAGAG GACCGTAGGCATCGAAGAAATCATGGGGTTAACTCAGAAATTGAATCCCATAAGGATAGTTCTGACACGGATGGGAGTGACATTCAAGGTTCTAGATCAGAAAGTGGAAG ATTCTTGGATTTGCCTAACCGAGATGGCTATGGCAGAGGCTGA